GCTTAATAGTTTTTGTAACCCTTTTGGGCGGGGTAACGTTCTTTTTTGCCAATTCCGTGATTCCATTATCTCAAAGAAAAATCTACAACCTTAGAAAAAACATTGCCAAGGTAAAACCTGCCGCCGTGGTGTCCGAAGGGGTTTTTAGCGATTTTGAGGGCATGAACATCAAAGTGGATGAAAAATACGGGGATAACGATAGGTACTTGAGAAACGTAATCATACACCAAAAAAATGACCGAAACCAAAACAACGTTGTCATAAAATCCGAACAAGGGGAATTGGTAAGTAGTGAGGATTCGGATATAGTACAGCTAATACTTACAGACGGTCATTATTATGATGATATAGAATCCAAGAAAAACAAATTAAAATATCCCCATGCCAAGGCGGATTTCGACACCTATATCATGAACATAGAAATTCCCGAACTAAACAATGAGGACTTGGAGGAGGAAAGGGATATTAGTACGGATAAAATGAAAAATATATCCCGTTTAAGAAAGGATATTGATTCCTTGAGGGATGATAATTATAGGATCGTCAGGGCGTTCTCTAAGAGCATTGGTAATAGAATAGGCATGTTCCAGCCCTTGGACCCCAACGATACGTTGGATAAAAAAACACCTCTGCAAATTACACAGGATTCTATACGGCAAATCAAGCTGGCCGCGCTTAAAAACAATCCTGCCAAACAGGATTCCATAAAAGAAGACCTCTTGCATTTATTCCCGTTTTACTTGAAAATGCAAGTGGTAAATGCAGCCAAAAATGCCACCACCAATGTTCTAAATTCAGTTAGGGGGAAAAAAGAGGAAATGCAGAAACGGTATAAAATTTACAACATGCATATTCTTTCCATGCATAACAAATATGCCTTGGCATTTTCTTGCATTATCCTATTCTTTGTGGGTGCGCCCTTGGGTGCTATAATTAGGAAAGGAGGGCTTGGTCTTCCCATGGTAATTGCAATTGTATTATTTTTGGTGTATTACTTTATTGGTGTATTTGCCGGCAATTATGCAAAGGAAGGCAATATCCACCCCATGTTGGGGGCTTGGTTATCCACCTTGATTATGTTGCCCCTAAGTATTATTTTGACAAAAAGGGCCACGGAGGATAAAGGTTTAATGAGTTTTGGGGTAGTAACGGATTTCTTCAGGAACCTGTTTAAGAAAAAAAAGAAAAATGGAGGTCAAGACATCTAATCTTACGGATGAAATAAAGTTGAATACCATTGAGGAGGCCATAGAGGATATCCGTAATGGTAAGGTTATTATCGTAGTTGACGATGAAAATAGGGAGAACGAAGGAGACTTTCTGGCGGCTGCAGAACTCGCCACTCCAGAGACCATAAACTTCATGGCCACCCACGGGCGAGGTTTAATCTGTGCGCCACTGACCGAAGGTAGATGCGAGCATCTTGGACTCCATCGTATGGTAAACAATAATACCGATCCACTGGAAACGGCATTTACGGTTTCCATTGATTTAAGGGGGCAAGGCGTTACAACCGGTATTTCCGCATCCGATAGGTCAAAAACTGTCTGTGCTTTGACCGATGACAATATAAAGCCCCATGATTTTGCCAGACCAGGGCATATTTTCCCTTTGGTCGCTAAAGAAGGAGGTGTTCTCAGAAGAACCGGACATACGGAGGCGGCCATAGACTTTGCAAGACTCGCCGGATTGAAGCCTGCCGGTGTTATCGTGGAAATCATGAATGAGGACGGCAGCATGGCAAGACTTCCCCAATTGATTGAGGTAGCAAAAAAGTTCGATTTAAAAATCGTATCCATAGAAGATTTGGTAGCGTACAGAATGGAACACGATAGTCTTATCCTCAAGGAGCTTGATTTTACCATTACCACCCGGTTCGGTGATTTTAGGTTAAGGGCCTACAAACAGACAACCAACAACCATATCCACATTGCCTTAACTAAAGGATCGTGGAGCCTTGGCGACAAAGTGCTGACCAGAATTAACTCTACCTTGGTCAATAATGATATTCTTGGCACCCTTACCAATAGCGTAGATTCCCAATTGGAAAACATGTTCAAAGCCATAAATAAAGAGGGAAAAGGAGCCATAGTCTTTATCAATCAGGATATGGAATCCTTAAATCTGTTGTCCAGACTCAAAGAACTAAGGGAACTTCAAGGTAGTGGCATTTACAAAGCGCCAAAAATAGAAATGGATGCCAAGGATTTTGGCATTGGGGCCCAAATTCTGCATGATTTGGATATTTCAAAACTTCGATTGCTCACCAACAACCAACAGACCAAGAGAGTGGGTATTGTGGGTTATGGTTTAGAAATAGTGGAATATGTAAGCTACTAAACTTAGCTTTTAAGAACTTCCTTGATGATTGTGGCCATTTTCTTTGCCCGTTCTTGCACCTCCGTTTCGGTCCAGCTTAATTTGATTAGACAGGATATAGTTCTGCTTATCCATTTATCGGATGCTGAGAAATCGGATTTTGAATAATCCGGCAGATTCTTTTGAACTTCATTGGGCAGTTTTCCCAAGGAAGTTAAATTTGTGAGGTGCTCCCATTTTCTGTAATAATGCCAATTATTATCGTACCAGTAAAAACAGGCGTCCACTCCGCCGTCACCAAATGCTTGATGTGCTCTTCTGGTCAAGTCTTCCGTCGGCAGGAAAAAATTCAAAAAAGAATAATTCTGAATGCCTCCTTTGGGAATCCTCCTAAACGTAACCCCATCAATATTTTTAAGGGCATCAAAAAGAATGTTGTAATTTTTTTCCTGTATACCCACAAATTCATCGAGTCGCTGAATTTGGGCACAACCTACGGCCGCATTGAGTTCAGATATTCTATAGTTATACCCCAAAAAAGGATGGGATTCCGCCCCTCTGTTGGAGCCCACATGATCATGCCCATGATCCGAATAATGGTCGGCATTTTTATAAAAATCGGGATTATTGGTAATCAATGCCCCTCCTTCCCCACAGGTAATCGTTTTTACATAATCAAAAGAAAAGCAGCCTAAATCCCCATAACTGCCCAAGGGTTTGCCTTCAAAACTACCGCCGATAGCTTGGCAGGCATCTTCCAATAAAATCAGATTGTGGGAATCACAAAGAGCCTTTAACGCTTTCAAATCGGCCATGGAACCACACATATGCACTGGCATGACTACCTTGGTTTTTGGGGTGATGGCTCTTTCCACTGTCAATGGACTTAAGGTTAACGTATCGTCCACATCTACCAATATGGGAACTGCACCAATTGCCAAGACCGACTCAAAACTAGCCACAAATGTGAATGTGGGTAGAATGACCTCATCCCCTGCTCCAACACCGGCACTTGCCAAGGCTACCGTTAATGCTGCGGTACCACTACTAACCACTTGGGCGTATTTGGATTCCATTCTTTCACAAAGGGCACCCTCCAATTCCTTGCCTTTCCAATGTCCTTTACGGGCACCGTCAAAACCATAGCGCATCAAAACGCCCGTGTCCAATACATCCTGAACACTTTTTTTCTCCTTGTCCCCAAATAGCTCAAAACCTGGCATAGTATAAATTTAGAATGAGAAGATAATTAATTTAGTTTGGATTTGAAGTACCGGTAAATTTCCAGTTTGTCCTCATTGGTAAAGTCTTGTTCGTTGAACCAATCGTGTGCCGCAATTTTTTCATTCTCAATCTGTGCTTTTCTTATGGCCTCTAAAGAAACGAGATGCCAATGAGTTCCTTTGCATCTAGACACAGAATAACCTATATCCTCCGTAATGTAGGAGTTCTTAGGTTGGTTGATCAATCGAACCCCATTTTTTAGGATTGCTAAGGTTTTGGTCAAGGCAACTACCTCAGAAAATGAGTATCGCACAAAATCGGCAAATCCATTTTGCTTTGTATTGTAAACCTTATCGCCTACTTTTAACTTTTCCATGCGTCTAAAAGTTTGCAAAAGTAAATCGAGATGACCGTTTTAGCCTAAGGATAGGGTTGGAAATTATCAACATGAACCCAATATCTGACCAAAATTGCACCTTAAATTTAGACTGATTCCATTTAATATATTGGTATTCATATTTTTAAAGTCTTTCATTACCTTTGAACTTGGTGAGCAAAATATTTTCCATATTAATGTCCTTTGTAATCCTATTGCAAAGTGTTGGACTCCATTCGGACGATTTAGTCCAAATTGATGAGTTCATCGAGCACGCCAAATTTCATAGTGAACAATATGGGGACAATGTCTTGGTCTTTATCTCAAAACATTATGGTGAATTGAAAGCGGCACATGAAAGGGAACATCAGGAAGAGAAAAAAGACCATGAACAATTACCTTTTCAGCACCATTGTCACTTAAGTTCCATAGTAGCATATACTAACAATCCATTGGATTCCGAATTGGAAACTCCAATAATCACTGAATTTAAAGCTACACATTTCTTTTACCAAGCACCTTTTTCTTCTTCTCATACAAAAGGGTTGCTCCAGCCGCCCCGGCACTCATAAGATCAATCAAGTTAAACGCTAATTCCGGATTGCAAGATTCGGACAATTTCAATGTTGATTATTTTATGACATATGCTTTCACATATTATTAATTTCAGTATAAAGAACAAGTTTATAGTACTACTATTTACATGTTTTATCATAGGTTTCGGAATTTATTCCCTTACAAAAATTCCTATAGGTGCCGTACCTGATGTAACAAATAATCAAGTACAAGTTATTACTACCTCAAGAAATCTTTCAACCCAGGATATTGAACAATTTATCACCTACCCTGTGGAGTTGGAAATGGCGAATTTACCCGGTGTAAAGGAAATAAGGTCCGTTTCCAAATTTGGGCTTTCCGTGGTTACCATCGTTTTTGAGGACGATCTGGGTACTTATTTGCCAAGACAGTTAATCGCCGAAAAAATAAAATCGGCCTCGGAAAAAATTCCTTCCAGTTTTGGTTCTCCGGAAATGGGCCCCATTACTACCGGATTGGGTGAAATATACCAGTATATTCTTGATGTAGAGCCCGAATTCAAAGACCAATATACAGCAGAAGATCTAAGGACGATACAGGATTGGATCGTAAAAAGACAACTCTCTGGAATACCCGGTGTAGTTGAAGTAAATACTTGGGGCGGCTTTTTAAAACAGTATGAAGTGGCCATAAATACGGAGAAACTCAATGCCATGAACATTAGTTCCCAAGAGGTATTTAAGGCTGTGGAATCCAACAATAGCGTAGCCGGTGGCGGATATATCGAAAAGGTAAACCAAGCATTTTTTATTCGGGGCGAAGGTCTTGTCAGTTCCCTCAAGGATATAGAAAACATCATCGTTAAAAATGATGGTGAGGTTCCTATTTATATCAAGGATGTTGCCACGGTCGGTTTTGGAAACGCCACCCGTTTTGGAGCCATTACCGGGAATGGTGAAGGTGAAAAAGTTTTGGGGCAGGTGATGATGCTAAAGGATGCCAATTCCAAAAAGGTCATCGAAGCGGTAAAGGAACGTGTTGCAAATATTTCAAAATCTTTGCCTGAAGGCGTATATATCAATGCCTTTCTAGATCGAAGTGAACTCATTGCCAAAACTACCTTTACGGTTACGGAAAACCTGATTTTGGGATGTTTGATCGTAATTTTTGTGGTCGTGCTACTGCTTGGAAATTTTCGTTCCGGTCTCGTGGTGGCCTCCGTTATTCCCTTGTGCCTGCTTTTCGCCCTTTCGCTCATGTATATCTTTGGCGTGGATGCCAACTTGATGAGCTTGGGAGCGATTGATTTTGGGATCATTATTGACGGTGCCGTGATCATCGTGGAGTTTATCGCCTTCAATGTATCCAAGAAACGCACTGAACTTGAAGGGCTGATCAAAAGCGAACAACAGGAGCTTAGGGATGGAATAACCTATACCGGTGCCACCAAAATGATGAACTCCGCCATTTTTGGGCAGCTGATCATCCTAATCGTCTTCATTCCCATCCTATCCTTGAGTGGTGTTGAAGGTAAGATGTTCAAGCCAATGGCATTGACATTTAGCTTTGCCTTGATCGGTGCCATGATATTATGCTTTACCTATGTACCGGTAGTGTCCTCCCTATTTTTAAAACCCTCCAAGACCACGGATAAGAATATTTCCGTTCGCTTAATGAGTTGGTTGAACAAAAAGTACGACCCCATTATAGACTGGGCACTACGCAGTAAAAAATTGGTCCTAGGCATTGCAGCAGCGCTCTTAGCGATTGCCGTTTCCCTTTATATGTCCATGGGAGGAGAATTTGTACCCACTTTGGACGAGGGGGATTTTGTGATTCAACCCGTGCTAAAAACAGGTACTTCCCTCAGCAACACGGTCGAAATCACCACAGAGATAGAACGTATTCTACTGGACCAGTTTCCAGAGGTTAAACAAGTGGTTACAAGGATCGGTGCGGCAGAAGTTCCCACAGACCCCATGTCCATGGAGGAAAGTGATGTGATTATCGTACTAAATCCAAAAAGTGAATGGACCTCGGCGGAATCCAAGGACGAATTGGCCGATAAATTCAAAGAGGCCTTGTCTGTAATACCAGGTATGGAGGTTGAATTTACACAACCCATTGAAATGCGTTTCAATGAACTGATTACGGGGGTTCGTGCCGATATTGCCATCAAGATATTTGGCGAAAACTTGGACATTCTTGCCAAAAAAGGAAAGGAAATAGGAGACCTGATTCAAAATGTCCCCGGTGCGGCCGATATTTCAGTAGAAAAAATAGCCGGACTTCCCGAGATGAACGTAAAATACAATCGGTCTAAAATTGCCCGATACGGTCTCAATATCCAAGACTTGAACGACATGATTTCCATGGGGTTTGCCGGTAAGACGGCAGGCAGCGTTTTTGAAGGCGAAAAGAGATTCGATCTGGTCGTTAGGCTAGACAGTAAAAAACGGCAGGATATCGATAACCTAAAGAATCTATATGTTGACCTTCCTTCCGGAGGAAAAATTCCTTTGAGCGAATTAGCTGAAATCACCTACCAAAAAGGTGCGGCCAAAATATCAAGGGACGATACAAGAAGACGAATCGTTGTGGGTATCAACGTCCGTAACAGAGATTTACAATCTGTTGTGGACGATGTACGAAAACTGATCGATGATAATGTAAAACTTCCCGTGGGCTATTCCATTACCTATGGGGGCCAGTTTGAAAATCTGCAAAGTGCCAAAGCAAGGTTGATGATTGCGGTACCTATTGCCTTGATCTTAATTTTCATTCTTCTATACTTTGCTTTCAAATCCGTAAAAGAAGCATTAATGATTTATTCCGCCATTCCATTGGCAGCCGTTGGTGGCGTACTATTATTGTGGGTTAGAGGTTTGCCCTTTAGTATTTCTGCCGGGGTAGGTTTTATTGCCTTGTTTGGTATTGCCGTACTGAATGGAATCGTACTGATCGAACATTTTAAGGAATTGGAAGCATCGGGAAAATTTGAAGATATGAACGATTTGATCAAAGAAGGGGCCAAAGACAGGCTTAGGGCAGTTCTGCTGACTGCATCGGCCGCGGCCCTAGGTTTTCTTCCCATGGCCATTTCTACCAATGCAGGGGCGGAAGTACAACGTCCCCTGGCTACCGTTGTCATAGGCGGACTAATTACCGCGACCATTTTGACCTTAGTGGTGTTACCTGTTTTGTATTCCTACCTAAGCAGTCATATAGAGAAAAAAAGTATGGGCCTTTCAAAACAGACCAATCTTATTATAGGTCTTTTGGTCCTTTTTGGGTCATTTCAAGTGAAAGCCCAAGAACCGCCCAAGAATTTGGAGGCATTGATACCCATGGCGATTGAAAACAATGCGGGTCTAAAGGTATATCAATTGGGTATGGAAGCATCCGATGCTTTTGTGAACAGTGCCTTTGATTTTGAAAAAACGGATGTGTACTACTCCTATGACGAAAATAATTTGGCGCTTAACAATTTGCCATTGAAAGTCTTTGGGGTCGCCCAAAGTTTCAGTTTTCCCACGGTTTATTTTTCAAAAAGAAGGGTGAACAAGGGGGTATACAATGTTGCTAAAAGCACATATGATATCCAAACAAAGAACTTGGAAAAACAGGTAGTGTCCGGATACTATGAATATCAGGTCGCGCGGGAAATGGCCAATGTGCTTAACCTATTAGACAGTCTTTATGGCAACTTTTCCCAGATGGCCAACAGACGTTTTGAACTGGGTGAGACCAATTATCTCGAAAAGATTACAGCAACCTCAAAGCAACGGCAAATCCAACTAAAATATGCTGAAGCGGAACGGAATGTGGAAATCAGCTATCAGAATTTGATGAAGATTATCCAGTCCCAAGACAGCATTGTTATTGCCGAAGCATCCCAATTAAAGGTTCCTATGAAGGATGTTGCCATTGAATCGATTCCGGAAATCTCCTTTTATCAAAATCAAATCGATTTAAAACAGGCCCAGAAGAATCTGGAAAACCAACAATTGCTTCCTGATATTGGCGTGGAATATTTTCAAGGCACCAACGACGGACTCAGCGGGAACCTGCATGGTTACCAATTAGGTCTGAAGATTCCCTTGTTTTTTGGGGGGAAGGCCTCACGGATAAAATCTGCCAAAATTGCCGAACAAAGTGCCGAGGCTGCTTATACGGATTATGAGATACAGCTTCATACAATATTAGCCACTTTAAAAAAGCAACTTCACGTGCTTTCCAAATCCTTGGAATACTATGAAAATGAGG
This window of the Maribacter cobaltidurans genome carries:
- a CDS encoding CusA/CzcA family heavy metal efflux RND transporter; its protein translation is MLSHIINFSIKNKFIVLLFTCFIIGFGIYSLTKIPIGAVPDVTNNQVQVITTSRNLSTQDIEQFITYPVELEMANLPGVKEIRSVSKFGLSVVTIVFEDDLGTYLPRQLIAEKIKSASEKIPSSFGSPEMGPITTGLGEIYQYILDVEPEFKDQYTAEDLRTIQDWIVKRQLSGIPGVVEVNTWGGFLKQYEVAINTEKLNAMNISSQEVFKAVESNNSVAGGGYIEKVNQAFFIRGEGLVSSLKDIENIIVKNDGEVPIYIKDVATVGFGNATRFGAITGNGEGEKVLGQVMMLKDANSKKVIEAVKERVANISKSLPEGVYINAFLDRSELIAKTTFTVTENLILGCLIVIFVVVLLLGNFRSGLVVASVIPLCLLFALSLMYIFGVDANLMSLGAIDFGIIIDGAVIIVEFIAFNVSKKRTELEGLIKSEQQELRDGITYTGATKMMNSAIFGQLIILIVFIPILSLSGVEGKMFKPMALTFSFALIGAMILCFTYVPVVSSLFLKPSKTTDKNISVRLMSWLNKKYDPIIDWALRSKKLVLGIAAALLAIAVSLYMSMGGEFVPTLDEGDFVIQPVLKTGTSLSNTVEITTEIERILLDQFPEVKQVVTRIGAAEVPTDPMSMEESDVIIVLNPKSEWTSAESKDELADKFKEALSVIPGMEVEFTQPIEMRFNELITGVRADIAIKIFGENLDILAKKGKEIGDLIQNVPGAADISVEKIAGLPEMNVKYNRSKIARYGLNIQDLNDMISMGFAGKTAGSVFEGEKRFDLVVRLDSKKRQDIDNLKNLYVDLPSGGKIPLSELAEITYQKGAAKISRDDTRRRIVVGINVRNRDLQSVVDDVRKLIDDNVKLPVGYSITYGGQFENLQSAKARLMIAVPIALILIFILLYFAFKSVKEALMIYSAIPLAAVGGVLLLWVRGLPFSISAGVGFIALFGIAVLNGIVLIEHFKELEASGKFEDMNDLIKEGAKDRLRAVLLTASAAALGFLPMAISTNAGAEVQRPLATVVIGGLITATILTLVVLPVLYSYLSSHIEKKSMGLSKQTNLIIGLLVLFGSFQVKAQEPPKNLEALIPMAIENNAGLKVYQLGMEASDAFVNSAFDFEKTDVYYSYDENNLALNNLPLKVFGVAQSFSFPTVYFSKRRVNKGVYNVAKSTYDIQTKNLEKQVVSGYYEYQVAREMANVLNLLDSLYGNFSQMANRRFELGETNYLEKITATSKQRQIQLKYAEAERNVEISYQNLMKIIQSQDSIVIAEASQLKVPMKDVAIESIPEISFYQNQIDLKQAQKNLENQQLLPDIGVEYFQGTNDGLSGNLHGYQLGLKIPLFFGGKASRIKSAKIAEQSAEAAYTDYEIQLHTILATLKKQLHVLSKSLEYYENEGSLLSDEILKMANGSFQNGEIDFYQYIQSLESAYDVKLEYLNKLKEYNSTVIAINYLTL
- a CDS encoding pyruvate kinase, translating into MEKLKVGDKVYNTKQNGFADFVRYSFSEVVALTKTLAILKNGVRLINQPKNSYITEDIGYSVSRCKGTHWHLVSLEAIRKAQIENEKIAAHDWFNEQDFTNEDKLEIYRYFKSKLN
- a CDS encoding DegT/DnrJ/EryC1/StrS family aminotransferase, with translation MPGFELFGDKEKKSVQDVLDTGVLMRYGFDGARKGHWKGKELEGALCERMESKYAQVVSSGTAALTVALASAGVGAGDEVILPTFTFVASFESVLAIGAVPILVDVDDTLTLSPLTVERAITPKTKVVMPVHMCGSMADLKALKALCDSHNLILLEDACQAIGGSFEGKPLGSYGDLGCFSFDYVKTITCGEGGALITNNPDFYKNADHYSDHGHDHVGSNRGAESHPFLGYNYRISELNAAVGCAQIQRLDEFVGIQEKNYNILFDALKNIDGVTFRRIPKGGIQNYSFLNFFLPTEDLTRRAHQAFGDGGVDACFYWYDNNWHYYRKWEHLTNLTSLGKLPNEVQKNLPDYSKSDFSASDKWISRTISCLIKLSWTETEVQERAKKMATIIKEVLKS
- a CDS encoding LptF/LptG family permease: MFIFIFQTIWLFIDDLAGKGLDIIIIGKFLFYLMPDLTEKVLPLTVLLSSILTFGALAENYEFAAMKASGISLQRAMLSLIVFVTLLGGVTFFFANSVIPLSQRKIYNLRKNIAKVKPAAVVSEGVFSDFEGMNIKVDEKYGDNDRYLRNVIIHQKNDRNQNNVVIKSEQGELVSSEDSDIVQLILTDGHYYDDIESKKNKLKYPHAKADFDTYIMNIEIPELNNEDLEEERDISTDKMKNISRLRKDIDSLRDDNYRIVRAFSKSIGNRIGMFQPLDPNDTLDKKTPLQITQDSIRQIKLAALKNNPAKQDSIKEDLLHLFPFYLKMQVVNAAKNATTNVLNSVRGKKEEMQKRYKIYNMHILSMHNKYALAFSCIILFFVGAPLGAIIRKGGLGLPMVIAIVLFLVYYFIGVFAGNYAKEGNIHPMLGAWLSTLIMLPLSIILTKRATEDKGLMSFGVVTDFFRNLFKKKKKNGGQDI
- the ribB gene encoding 3,4-dihydroxy-2-butanone-4-phosphate synthase; translation: MEVKTSNLTDEIKLNTIEEAIEDIRNGKVIIVVDDENRENEGDFLAAAELATPETINFMATHGRGLICAPLTEGRCEHLGLHRMVNNNTDPLETAFTVSIDLRGQGVTTGISASDRSKTVCALTDDNIKPHDFARPGHIFPLVAKEGGVLRRTGHTEAAIDFARLAGLKPAGVIVEIMNEDGSMARLPQLIEVAKKFDLKIVSIEDLVAYRMEHDSLILKELDFTITTRFGDFRLRAYKQTTNNHIHIALTKGSWSLGDKVLTRINSTLVNNDILGTLTNSVDSQLENMFKAINKEGKGAIVFINQDMESLNLLSRLKELRELQGSGIYKAPKIEMDAKDFGIGAQILHDLDISKLRLLTNNQQTKRVGIVGYGLEIVEYVSY